A genomic region of Raphanus sativus cultivar WK10039 chromosome 6, ASM80110v3, whole genome shotgun sequence contains the following coding sequences:
- the LOC108813559 gene encoding cytochrome P450 72A15 yields the protein MEISVALVTVSIAISVVSWWVWRTLNWVWFKPKMLESYLRKQGLAGTPYTPLIGDMKRNSTMLTEARSKTIKLTDDITPRVVPYPFHMLKTLGRTYYTWVGPIPTITIMDPEQIKEVFNKVYDFPKPHTLPFVRYIATGLASYDGDKWAKHRRIINPAFHLEKIKNMVPAFHQSCSEVVGKWDKLVLDKEESSCEVDVWPWLVSMTADVISRTAFGSSYKEGQRIFELQAELSELIIQAFRKAFIPGYCYLPTKGNRRMKAAAREIQVTLRGIVNKRLLAREAGEAPSDDLLGILLESNLGQAEGNGMSAEDVIEECKLFYFAGQETTSVLLVWTMVMLSQHQDWQARAREEVKQVLGDKEPDAEGLNQLKVMAMIFNEVLRLYPPVAQLTRAIHKEMKVGDLTLPAGVQISLPILLVQRDAELWGQDAGEFKPERFKDGLSKATKNQVSYFPFAWGPRICIGQSFALLEAKMAMALILRRFSFELSPSYVHAPYTVMTIHPQFGAHLILHKL from the exons ATGGAGATATCAGTGGCATTGGTGACAGTTTCAATTGCTATATCTGTTGTGTCTTGGTGGGTATGGAGAACCTTGAACTGGGTTTGGTTTAAACCAAAGATGCTTGAGAGCTACCTGAGAAAACAAGGTCTTGCGGGAACTCCTTACACACCTCTCATAGGAGATATGAAGAGGAACTCCACCATGCTGACGGAGGCAAGATCCAAAACCATCAAACTAACGGATGATATCACACCACGTGTCGTGCCTTATCCTTTCCACATGCTCAAGACTCTTG GAAGAACTTACTATACATGGGTTGGACCTATACCAACCATAACCATAATGGATCCTGAGCAAATCAAGGAAGTGTTCAACAAAGTATATGATTTCCCAAAGCCACATACGTTACCTTTTGTCAGATACATAGCCACTGGACTCGCTAGCTATGATGGTGATAAATGGGCTAAACATAGAAGAATCATCAACCCTGCTTTCCACCTTGAGAAGatcaag AATATGGTACCTGCGTTCCACCAGAGCTGTAGCGAGGTTGTTGGCAAATGGGACAAGTTGGTCTTGGACAAAGAAGAGTCGTCTTGTGAGGTGGATGTTTGGCCTTGGCTTGTGAGTATGACTGCAGATGTGATCTCTCGTACAGCTTTTGGCAGCAGCTATAAAGAAGGACAGAGGATATTTGAGCTCCAAGCAGAACTATCTGAGCTCATCATACAAGCTTTTCGGAAAGCTTTCATCCCTGGTTATTG TTATCTTCCAACGAAGGGTAATAGAAGGATGAAAGCAGCAGCTAGAGAAATCCAAGTTACACTGAGAGGGATTGTTAACAAGAGGTTACTTGCGAGAGAAGCTGGTGAAGCGCCAAGCGATGACTTGTTAGGTATACTTCTTGAATCAAATTTAGGGCAAGCTGAAGGAAATGGAATGAGCGCTGAGGATGTGATAGAGGAGTGTAAGCTGTTTTATTTCGCTGGACAAGAGACAACTTCGGTACTTCTTGTCTGGACAATGGTTATGTTAAGCCAACACCAAGACTGGCAGGCTCGTGCAAGAGAAGAAGTGAAGCAAGTTCTTGGCGATAAAGAGCCAGATGCAGAAGGCCTTAATCAGCTTAAAGTT ATGGCGATGATATTTAATGAGGTCCTTAGGCTCTATCCTCCAGTAGCTCAGCTGACACGAGCCATTCACAAAGAGATGAAGGTAGGAGATCTGACATTACCAGCCGGCGTTCAGATCAGTCTACCTATTCTGCTAGTCCAACGCGATGCCGAGCTATGGGGCCAAGATGCAGGGGAGTTCAAGCCAGAGAGGTTCAAAGACGGTCTCTCAAAGGCGACAAAGAACCAAGTCTCCTACTTTCCCTTTGCGTGGGGACCAAGGATCTGCATTGGCCAGAGTTTTGCCTTGTTGGAGGCTAAAATGGCAATGGCATTAATTCTACGGAGATTCTCCTTTGAGTTATCTCCTTCCTATGTTCATGCTCCTTACACAGTCATGACTATTCACCCACAGTTTGGTGCTCATCTTATCCTGCACAAGCTATAG